Proteins found in one Sporosarcina jeotgali genomic segment:
- a CDS encoding glycerate kinase, with amino-acid sequence MKILVAPDSFKGSLSALQAAEAMAEGIRAADPDSTSVLLPAADGGEGTMQSLVDATNGKFVSLLVEGPLGRLIPARYGMLGDCAACVIELAEASGLMRLTDQERNPLMTSSFGTGQLLVHALNAGFRDFIIGLGGSATNDGGAGILQALGMRLLDSNGDELPKGGGALQSLHAIDSAFFDPRIAESKFLIAADVTNPFIGPDGASAVFGPQKGASSADVELLDSSLTNFADIIEKHTGISLHHAPGAGAAGGAGGVFQVFFSSTFQPGINVVLETLHFDKYLKTADLVITGEGRSDSQTFSGKTPYGIAQAAQQKSVPVLLVSGTIMPESHTALADLFAGVHALTSDSITAADAMSNPYSLLKETTKQAILHYKNKEEC; translated from the coding sequence ATGAAAATACTCGTAGCACCAGACTCTTTTAAAGGAAGTTTGTCTGCTCTGCAAGCAGCTGAAGCTATGGCTGAAGGTATCCGAGCGGCAGACCCGGACAGCACATCTGTTTTATTGCCTGCCGCTGATGGCGGAGAAGGGACGATGCAAAGTTTAGTCGATGCAACGAATGGGAAATTTGTATCTCTGCTCGTTGAAGGACCACTTGGCCGCCTCATCCCCGCACGCTACGGAATGCTCGGGGATTGCGCTGCCTGCGTTATTGAATTAGCAGAAGCTTCCGGTTTGATGCGTCTGACTGATCAAGAACGAAATCCACTTATGACCTCATCATTTGGAACCGGGCAATTACTCGTCCATGCGCTTAATGCAGGTTTCCGTGACTTTATAATCGGCCTTGGCGGAAGTGCCACAAATGATGGCGGCGCAGGAATTTTACAAGCCTTAGGCATGAGGTTGCTGGATTCGAATGGGGATGAACTTCCTAAAGGCGGGGGCGCGTTGCAAAGTCTGCATGCCATTGATTCTGCCTTTTTTGACCCGCGAATCGCTGAAAGCAAGTTTTTAATTGCGGCAGATGTTACAAATCCATTCATAGGACCAGATGGAGCTTCAGCCGTTTTCGGACCGCAAAAAGGGGCTTCCAGCGCTGATGTTGAACTTCTCGACAGCAGTCTTACCAACTTTGCAGACATTATAGAAAAGCATACAGGAATCTCTCTGCATCATGCTCCTGGTGCTGGTGCTGCTGGCGGAGCAGGAGGCGTGTTCCAAGTCTTTTTCTCGAGTACTTTCCAGCCAGGCATAAACGTCGTTCTGGAAACACTCCATTTTGATAAATACTTAAAAACCGCTGATCTCGTTATTACAGGGGAAGGCCGTTCTGACAGTCAAACATTCTCAGGGAAAACGCCTTACGGAATCGCACAGGCGGCTCAACAAAAAAGTGTCCCTGTACTGCTTGTATCTGGAACAATCATGCCGGAAAGTCACACCGCACTCGCTGACTTATTTGCAGGTGTGCACGCCCTCACTTCGGATAGCATTACAGCAGCTGATGCGATGTCGAATCCGTATAGTTTGTTAAAAGAAACCACTAAACAGGCAATTCTGCACTATAAAAATAAGGAGGAATGTTAA
- a CDS encoding GntP family permease, with protein MLFAMIILSVVLIIFLTAVLKVHPFLSLLAGAFFIGITSGMPLLTVVDTVNEGFGGLMKGIGIVIVAGTIIGVILEKSGAAYRMAEVVLRVIGEKRPQLAMSLIGYIVSIPVFCDSGFVILTSLKKALAKRAGVTIASMSVALATGLFATHTLVPPTPGPIAAAGNIGAEGYLGVIILIGLIVAIPATVVGYLWAVKVGSKITVPEDEESVTFDYDEIVKSFGEMPSAFKAFLPIVLPIILIGAGSVAKLTMGESSFSSFLQFIGSPSVALLFGVLAAFLLLPKLNEETLTGWIGEGLKEAAPILLITGAGGAFGKVIATSGVAELIGEMNFTALAGGALFLLVPFFISAALKTAQGSSTAALVIASTLVAPLLPAMGIEGAIPLALVVMAVGAGAMTVSHVNDSFFWVVTEFSGMKVTDAYKAQTMATLLMGVTTIAVTMLLWLVLV; from the coding sequence ATGTTGTTTGCCATGATTATTTTAAGTGTCGTTCTTATTATCTTTTTAACAGCCGTTTTGAAAGTCCATCCATTCTTATCACTTCTTGCAGGTGCATTTTTCATTGGAATTACATCGGGAATGCCGCTATTGACTGTTGTAGATACAGTGAACGAAGGATTTGGCGGGCTCATGAAAGGAATCGGAATTGTCATCGTTGCTGGTACTATCATTGGTGTCATCCTTGAGAAATCCGGTGCCGCTTATAGAATGGCTGAAGTTGTTTTACGTGTTATTGGGGAAAAGCGCCCTCAACTTGCCATGTCACTCATCGGTTATATCGTCTCCATTCCTGTATTTTGCGACTCAGGATTTGTCATTTTAACAAGCCTAAAGAAAGCGCTTGCAAAACGTGCTGGGGTGACAATCGCATCTATGTCTGTTGCACTGGCGACAGGATTGTTCGCGACACATACTCTTGTCCCCCCTACTCCCGGTCCGATTGCAGCTGCCGGGAATATCGGAGCCGAAGGTTATTTAGGGGTTATTATTTTAATCGGTCTAATCGTTGCAATTCCAGCAACTGTTGTCGGATACTTATGGGCTGTAAAGGTCGGATCAAAGATTACTGTTCCTGAGGACGAAGAATCCGTTACATTCGACTATGATGAAATTGTAAAGTCTTTTGGGGAAATGCCTTCAGCGTTTAAAGCATTTCTTCCGATTGTCTTGCCAATTATCTTAATTGGAGCGGGTTCTGTTGCAAAGCTCACAATGGGAGAAAGCAGCTTCAGCTCATTCTTACAGTTCATTGGTTCCCCTTCCGTTGCATTGCTGTTTGGAGTGCTTGCAGCGTTCCTGCTGTTGCCAAAATTGAACGAAGAAACACTTACCGGCTGGATTGGCGAAGGTCTTAAGGAAGCAGCTCCTATCTTACTGATTACTGGGGCCGGCGGGGCATTTGGTAAAGTGATTGCCACTTCAGGTGTCGCTGAACTGATTGGTGAAATGAACTTCACTGCGCTTGCAGGCGGTGCGTTATTCCTACTCGTTCCGTTCTTCATATCCGCAGCTCTGAAAACCGCGCAAGGTTCTTCCACTGCTGCATTGGTTATTGCTTCCACCTTAGTAGCACCGCTGCTTCCTGCAATGGGGATTGAAGGAGCGATTCCGCTTGCACTGGTTGTGATGGCTGTAGGAGCCGGTGCAATGACCGTGAGTCATGTAAACGACAGTTTCTTCTGGGTCGTGACAGAATTCAGCGGCATGAAAGTGACAGACGCCTATAAAGCTCAAACGATGGCGACTTTACTGATGGGTGTTACGACCATTGCCGTTACGATGTTATTATGGCTGGTTCTTGTATGA
- the dacB gene encoding D-alanyl-D-alanine carboxypeptidase/D-alanyl-D-alanine endopeptidase codes for MLNKRTGKQLLLVAILLAVAYLPIAYEQTIPALAASAAFITPPANASVTLSKKLDVLLADPKLKGGITGVSVRKADTGKSIYSHMGDIRLRPASNMKLLTGAAALDVLGSDYRFQTEVVTASKQKGSALQGDVYLVGKGDPALLQSDLVKFAEELKQQGIKTIKGNLFADDSWYDDDRYSQDLNWSDEFNYVGAQVSALTLSPNEDYDTGTVIVEVKPGAKKGELPAVTLTPKTETSVIVNEAKTVGKDGEKKISIHREHGTNRIIVEGTIPVGASSSRSWTAVWQPSELVLDVFRSALQKEGIQVLGKSGLQRGVAPENAKALVTKKSMPLNEIYIPFMKLSNNGHAEMLVKEMGRVEKGEGSWNAGLSVMSETLERLGITKGTVLLRDGSGMSHKNLVSSETLTTLLVRAQDEPWYPAFRESLPLAGEGDRMVGGTLRNRMTGDSTKGNVAAKTGSITGVSTLSGYVTTKKGTPLVFSIIINNYIMGPVTQIEDAIATALAESDL; via the coding sequence ATGCTGAACAAACGAACTGGAAAACAACTACTCTTAGTTGCCATTTTACTCGCCGTTGCATATCTCCCCATCGCTTATGAACAAACCATCCCTGCACTCGCTGCCTCAGCGGCTTTCATCACGCCGCCAGCGAATGCATCCGTAACGTTGTCTAAGAAATTGGACGTCCTCCTAGCAGATCCAAAATTGAAGGGCGGAATAACGGGAGTCAGTGTTCGAAAGGCGGATACTGGAAAATCGATCTATTCGCATATGGGGGATATTCGATTGAGACCTGCTTCTAACATGAAACTTCTGACGGGCGCTGCTGCATTAGATGTTCTTGGATCTGACTATCGATTCCAAACCGAAGTGGTAACTGCGAGTAAGCAGAAGGGTTCTGCTCTTCAAGGGGATGTCTATTTAGTGGGCAAAGGAGATCCTGCACTTCTTCAAAGTGACCTCGTGAAATTTGCTGAAGAGTTGAAGCAACAAGGCATTAAAACCATCAAAGGAAATTTGTTTGCAGATGACAGCTGGTATGATGATGATCGGTACTCCCAGGACTTGAATTGGTCGGATGAATTCAACTATGTTGGCGCACAAGTATCGGCTCTCACGCTATCTCCGAACGAAGATTATGATACAGGAACCGTTATAGTCGAAGTGAAGCCGGGAGCAAAAAAGGGTGAGCTGCCGGCTGTCACGTTAACGCCAAAAACCGAAACGTCCGTAATTGTAAATGAGGCGAAAACAGTTGGGAAAGATGGAGAAAAGAAGATTTCCATCCATAGGGAACATGGGACGAATCGAATTATTGTAGAAGGTACCATTCCAGTAGGTGCTTCAAGTTCACGTTCATGGACGGCCGTTTGGCAGCCATCGGAGCTGGTACTTGATGTATTTAGAAGTGCGTTGCAAAAAGAAGGAATTCAAGTGCTTGGAAAAAGCGGACTTCAGCGTGGAGTTGCCCCTGAAAATGCGAAAGCCCTTGTAACTAAAAAGTCTATGCCGTTGAATGAAATCTATATTCCATTCATGAAACTGAGTAACAATGGGCATGCGGAAATGCTTGTGAAAGAAATGGGAAGAGTGGAAAAGGGCGAAGGCAGCTGGAACGCAGGCCTCTCAGTGATGTCTGAAACACTTGAGAGGCTCGGAATCACAAAGGGGACGGTTCTGCTGCGCGACGGTTCCGGGATGTCCCACAAAAACTTAGTCTCATCTGAAACGCTGACGACACTTCTCGTACGCGCTCAAGACGAACCTTGGTATCCGGCTTTCAGAGAATCACTGCCGCTCGCGGGTGAAGGGGATCGCATGGTTGGCGGAACACTCCGCAATCGTATGACAGGGGATTCTACGAAAGGAAACGTGGCTGCAAAAACAGGCTCCATCACTGGTGTCTCCACGCTGTCGGGATATGTAACGACTAAAAAAGGAACACCCCTGGTTTTCTCGATTATAATAAACAATTACATTATGGGACCCGTAACTCAAATAGAAGACGCTATTGCCACAGCACTTGCAGAATCAGATTTATAA
- a CDS encoding LLM class flavin-dependent oxidoreductase, with translation MEIGISTFVETTPDPETREIKSHAERLREVVEEIVLADRVGLDVFGVGEHHRADYAASSPAVLLAAAASQTFNIRLTSAVTVLSSADPVRVFQDFATLDGISNGRAEIMAGRGSFIESFPLFGQDLSDYNELFNEKLDLLLNLRESEVVSWDGKHRPAIDRRGVYPRPVQEPLPVWIGSGGNPESVVRAGKLGLPLVLAIIGGQPTQFAPLVQLYKRTAAAAGHDVSKLKIASHSHGFVGETTRAAADAFFPSTQYAMNVIGKERGWTPYTRDAYDDARGPEGALYVGDPDYVAKKIIKLRKEVGITRFLLHVPVGSMPHDEVMSAIRLLGAEVAPRVREAIAQWETESRGE, from the coding sequence ATGGAGATAGGAATTAGTACGTTCGTTGAAACAACGCCAGATCCGGAAACCAGAGAGATTAAAAGTCATGCAGAACGGCTGCGTGAAGTGGTCGAGGAGATTGTGCTGGCAGACCGTGTTGGCCTTGACGTGTTTGGTGTCGGTGAACATCATCGGGCAGATTACGCGGCATCTTCCCCAGCCGTTTTACTGGCTGCAGCGGCTTCTCAAACCTTTAATATTCGCCTAACCAGTGCAGTTACTGTATTATCCTCTGCGGATCCAGTGCGTGTGTTTCAGGATTTTGCCACACTTGACGGAATTTCAAATGGACGTGCTGAAATTATGGCTGGCCGAGGGTCATTCATCGAATCGTTCCCGTTATTCGGACAAGATCTATCGGACTATAATGAGTTGTTCAATGAGAAATTGGACTTGTTATTGAATTTACGTGAGTCAGAAGTGGTTTCTTGGGATGGAAAGCATCGACCTGCAATCGATCGCAGGGGTGTATATCCGCGGCCTGTGCAAGAACCATTACCAGTCTGGATAGGCAGCGGAGGGAATCCAGAATCAGTCGTACGCGCAGGGAAGTTAGGATTGCCGCTCGTGCTGGCAATTATCGGAGGACAGCCAACACAATTTGCGCCACTGGTACAATTGTATAAGCGAACAGCCGCAGCCGCAGGACACGATGTATCAAAATTGAAAATTGCATCTCATTCCCATGGGTTCGTTGGAGAAACAACGCGGGCTGCTGCGGATGCATTTTTCCCGTCTACCCAATATGCCATGAATGTAATTGGCAAAGAGCGCGGCTGGACACCTTATACTCGTGATGCATACGATGATGCAAGAGGTCCAGAAGGGGCTTTATATGTAGGCGATCCAGATTATGTAGCCAAAAAAATTATCAAGTTGCGGAAAGAAGTAGGAATTACGAGGTTCTTACTCCACGTCCCAGTAGGGTCTATGCCGCATGACGAAGTGATGAGTGCAATCCGTTTGCTCGGTGCAGAAGTAGCACCAAGAGTACGGGAAGCGATTGCGCAATGGGAAACAGAATCTAGAGGTGAATAA
- a CDS encoding ABC transporter ATP-binding protein translates to MEPTPIVELKNLTKVIKGKKIIDDLSLQLYPGQITGFLGPNGAGKTTTIRMMVGLMKKSGGEVVIDGQTLSADFEEALSKVGVIVENPEMYKFMSGYKNLLHFARMQKGVTKERIDEVVKQVGMQNRIHEKVGTYSLGMRQRLGLAQALLHRPKFLILDEPTNGLDPAGIREFRDYLRLIAKTENVSVFVSSHMLSEIELMCDRIAVIQNGKLVDLRDMRETQEAHYYVEAFPADQTFELLGTLGFKTESVNEGFVIQAEKTHIPELVKALAAAGLELYAIQPHRKTLEDQFLELTGGGQLAETASK, encoded by the coding sequence ATGGAACCCACTCCAATCGTGGAACTGAAGAATTTAACAAAAGTCATCAAGGGAAAGAAGATTATCGATGATTTGAGTTTACAGCTTTACCCTGGTCAAATCACCGGCTTTCTCGGTCCGAACGGTGCCGGTAAAACGACAACCATTCGAATGATGGTCGGTCTGATGAAAAAAAGCGGCGGCGAAGTCGTAATCGACGGGCAAACGCTTTCCGCAGACTTTGAAGAAGCCCTTTCTAAAGTTGGGGTCATTGTTGAAAACCCGGAAATGTATAAGTTCATGTCGGGGTACAAAAACTTGCTGCACTTTGCACGAATGCAAAAAGGGGTAACGAAAGAACGTATCGATGAAGTCGTGAAACAAGTCGGGATGCAAAACCGTATCCATGAAAAAGTTGGGACTTATTCACTTGGGATGCGTCAGCGCCTGGGGCTGGCACAAGCTTTGCTGCACAGACCTAAGTTTTTAATTTTGGATGAACCGACAAATGGTCTGGATCCTGCTGGTATTCGTGAATTCCGTGACTATTTACGTTTAATCGCAAAAACAGAAAACGTTTCTGTTTTCGTATCCAGCCACATGCTTTCAGAAATCGAGCTCATGTGTGACCGGATTGCTGTCATTCAAAACGGTAAACTTGTTGATCTAAGGGATATGCGTGAAACTCAAGAAGCTCATTATTACGTAGAAGCTTTTCCTGCTGATCAAACCTTTGAACTTCTTGGAACTCTTGGATTCAAAACAGAGAGCGTTAATGAGGGATTTGTGATTCAAGCAGAAAAAACTCACATTCCAGAACTCGTTAAAGCTCTGGCAGCAGCAGGACTTGAACTATATGCAATCCAGCCGCATCGGAAAACACTTGAGGACCAATTCCTCGAATTGACAGGAGGTGGCCAGCTTGCTGAAACTGCTTCAAAATGA
- a CDS encoding ABC transporter permease encodes MASLLKLLQNEWMKLWSKKGTWIMAGLVVVLILGMAGIVKWSDSLTGDEPDWKVSAKSELEMDKNSLEMDVLKGESKRQAEENVQILEYRLANNVAPLKDTSREGMIYNPSVGSIALLLTVIVAAGIVATEFSQGTIKMLLTRPVKRWKIMTSKYLAILLFGVLLMIIGFVTTILSAFIFFPSGGGQALAISGGNVVDVSIWGHGLYMLLLSFVNVIITATFAFMIGSVFRSSGMAIGLSLFIYFTGNVIVVLLSRFEVVKYLLFTHMDVTMYESNFVINDDITLPFSLAVLAVYLVVFLIVSYSVFTKRDITA; translated from the coding sequence GTGGCCAGCTTGCTGAAACTGCTTCAAAATGAATGGATGAAACTGTGGTCCAAAAAAGGTACCTGGATTATGGCGGGCTTGGTAGTTGTACTCATTCTTGGAATGGCGGGAATCGTGAAGTGGTCTGATAGTCTAACAGGCGATGAACCCGACTGGAAAGTCAGCGCCAAAAGCGAATTGGAAATGGACAAAAACTCATTAGAAATGGATGTTCTAAAAGGAGAAAGTAAACGGCAGGCTGAAGAGAATGTTCAAATCCTGGAATATAGACTTGCAAACAATGTCGCTCCGCTGAAAGACACTAGTCGCGAGGGAATGATTTATAATCCATCAGTCGGCAGCATCGCATTGTTACTCACTGTTATTGTGGCAGCAGGAATCGTGGCAACCGAGTTTTCTCAAGGAACAATAAAAATGTTATTAACGCGTCCCGTTAAACGTTGGAAAATCATGACGTCCAAGTATCTGGCCATCTTGCTATTCGGTGTCTTGCTGATGATAATTGGCTTTGTAACGACGATTCTAAGTGCTTTCATTTTCTTCCCATCAGGGGGCGGGCAAGCCCTTGCGATATCAGGCGGCAACGTGGTGGATGTTTCGATTTGGGGCCACGGGCTATACATGTTACTGCTCTCGTTCGTCAACGTCATCATTACCGCAACGTTTGCATTCATGATTGGCAGCGTGTTCCGCTCAAGCGGTATGGCAATTGGATTATCCTTGTTCATCTACTTTACGGGTAACGTAATTGTTGTACTGTTAAGCCGCTTCGAAGTCGTTAAGTATTTACTTTTCACGCACATGGATGTGACCATGTACGAATCTAATTTCGTCATAAATGACGACATCACTTTGCCATTCTCGTTAGCCGTCTTAGCTGTGTATCTAGTTGTTTTCTTAATCGTCAGCTATTCAGTGTTTACTAAACGAGATATTACTGCTTAA
- the bioB gene encoding biotin synthase BioB, whose product MNWKTLAQEVIEGKEISNEEALSILNTSDDDVLALLDGAYDIRRHYFGKKVKLNMIMNAKSGFCPEDCGYCSQSSKSTAPIEKYPFISKEEILEGAKRAFDNNIGTYCIVASGRGPTRKDVRVVSEAVEEIKEKYGLTVCACLGILKEEQAEQLKTAGVDRYNHNLNTSERHHDFITTSHTYKDRVDTVEIAKKYGISPCSGAIIGMKETKEDVVDITRALRRLNADSIPVNFLHAIDGTKLEGTNELNPRYCLKVLALFRYMNPSKEIRISGGREVNLRSLQPMGMYAANSIFVGDYLTTDGQERNSDFHMLEDLGFEIELTEKQALAAHL is encoded by the coding sequence ATGAACTGGAAAACACTTGCACAAGAAGTCATTGAAGGAAAAGAAATTTCAAATGAAGAAGCACTGTCGATTTTGAACACAAGTGATGACGATGTCTTAGCGCTGCTGGACGGGGCTTATGACATCAGGCGACATTATTTTGGGAAAAAAGTGAAATTGAATATGATTATGAATGCTAAGAGTGGTTTCTGTCCGGAAGACTGCGGGTATTGTTCGCAATCTTCGAAATCGACAGCTCCGATAGAAAAATATCCATTCATCTCCAAAGAGGAAATTCTAGAAGGGGCTAAACGGGCATTTGACAACAATATCGGGACGTACTGCATCGTAGCAAGCGGACGTGGACCCACACGAAAAGACGTACGCGTTGTCAGCGAAGCCGTTGAAGAGATCAAGGAAAAGTACGGGTTAACCGTTTGTGCGTGTTTGGGGATTTTAAAAGAAGAGCAAGCAGAGCAGCTAAAAACTGCAGGGGTTGACCGGTATAACCATAACTTGAATACATCCGAGCGTCATCATGATTTCATCACAACATCACATACGTACAAAGATCGTGTGGACACCGTAGAAATTGCGAAAAAGTATGGGATCTCTCCTTGCTCTGGTGCGATAATCGGAATGAAAGAGACAAAAGAAGATGTCGTTGACATTACACGTGCACTGCGCAGGTTAAATGCAGACTCTATTCCAGTAAACTTCTTGCATGCGATCGATGGAACAAAACTTGAAGGTACGAATGAACTGAATCCACGGTATTGCTTGAAAGTGTTAGCGCTTTTCCGCTACATGAATCCTTCAAAGGAAATTCGAATTTCAGGCGGTCGTGAAGTTAACTTACGATCGCTCCAACCAATGGGAATGTACGCTGCCAATAGCATATTTGTTGGGGATTATTTAACAACGGATGGTCAGGAACGCAATTCGGATTTTCATATGCTGGAAGATCTCGGATTCGAAATTGAGCTCACTGAAAAGCAAGCGCTGGCTGCTCATTTATAA
- a CDS encoding 5'-nucleotidase C-terminal domain-containing protein, with translation MKKKVLAALVAPVAALSLLGAGQAEANTNFDMVVKDPAELMRDQGILLGLPNGDLKVNDALQRVELLMMLDRAGKLEGSKAKLSFTDVPGKYQDVVSKAVQSKLVSGFTKQSFKPNHSLTKGQFATIFTLSETGGKVPSVDLSILNNYTDASKIPTYLKPYIAYAILGGAFDVEYGKPFEYEKEITRAEASKAFKPVVFDVIDFLTTNDIHGNIEFNEKYQNGGMAIIGGLVNAFRSVNPDGTVVVDGGDIFQGTLISNSFEGASTFDTMNAIQYDAAAIGNHEFDWGVDVLKDRIAQAKFPVMGANVYDEKTNKRVDWAEPYTMVEKGGYKIGIIGFATPQTPATTLATHVEGLSFPTPAPIAKELAAELREKGADFVIVTSHLPGEHAKDSDEIIGELTDLAMESKGSLDAIVGGHSHKRVSGHVNNIPVVEAQSYTAAMGHIQLFIDKKTKQVYSSESGILETKVGLTKEDDAVAGIVSGYQEQVKEIAAEVVSKTTGDLTRTPSEGKYGVSQLGNLISDAMMQKADAQVAFQNIGGVRANMEGGDITYGDVFSVIPFDNYNVVSEMTPQQIKMILEGPLKDGSNFLTIQYGGLKVVFDAERAHGDRILSVTLNDGTSLYKDGKFSESKVKVVTNNFLGTGEGDGFDTFGEVEWTSTPDFQRELFADYFRAMKAAGTTIDASAVLDDRLISVKK, from the coding sequence ATGAAGAAAAAAGTTCTTGCTGCGTTAGTGGCACCAGTTGCTGCATTATCGTTACTTGGGGCTGGACAGGCAGAGGCGAACACTAACTTCGATATGGTAGTGAAGGATCCTGCTGAACTTATGCGGGACCAAGGAATTTTACTAGGATTGCCTAATGGTGATCTAAAAGTGAATGACGCACTTCAACGTGTAGAGTTGTTGATGATGTTAGATCGTGCGGGGAAACTTGAAGGATCTAAAGCTAAACTGTCCTTTACAGATGTACCTGGAAAATATCAAGACGTTGTGTCAAAAGCAGTACAGTCAAAGTTAGTAAGCGGTTTTACCAAGCAATCATTCAAACCGAATCATTCTCTGACAAAAGGACAATTCGCTACGATTTTCACATTGAGTGAAACAGGCGGGAAAGTACCTTCAGTCGACTTATCCATTCTTAATAACTATACAGATGCATCAAAAATACCAACATATTTAAAGCCATATATTGCGTACGCGATACTTGGCGGTGCCTTTGATGTCGAATATGGCAAACCGTTCGAGTACGAAAAAGAGATTACACGTGCAGAGGCATCTAAAGCATTTAAGCCTGTTGTCTTTGACGTAATTGATTTCCTAACAACTAACGACATTCACGGAAACATTGAGTTTAACGAAAAGTACCAAAATGGAGGCATGGCTATCATTGGCGGTTTGGTGAATGCATTCCGTTCAGTGAACCCGGATGGCACAGTTGTTGTAGATGGCGGAGACATTTTCCAAGGAACACTCATTTCAAACTCATTTGAAGGAGCTTCTACATTTGATACGATGAATGCGATTCAATATGACGCGGCTGCAATCGGGAACCACGAATTCGATTGGGGCGTAGACGTTCTGAAGGATCGGATTGCTCAGGCTAAATTCCCTGTAATGGGTGCCAATGTTTATGATGAAAAAACGAACAAGCGTGTAGATTGGGCAGAACCATATACAATGGTTGAAAAGGGTGGCTACAAAATCGGAATCATCGGATTTGCGACTCCTCAAACCCCTGCTACAACACTTGCAACGCACGTAGAAGGGTTGTCTTTCCCAACGCCAGCACCAATTGCGAAAGAACTCGCAGCTGAACTCCGTGAAAAAGGAGCCGACTTTGTTATTGTGACATCACATTTACCGGGAGAGCATGCGAAAGATTCCGATGAAATCATTGGAGAGCTAACGGATCTTGCAATGGAGTCAAAGGGAAGTTTGGATGCTATTGTTGGCGGGCACTCTCATAAACGGGTATCTGGTCATGTTAACAATATTCCAGTTGTAGAAGCACAAAGTTATACGGCAGCTATGGGACATATCCAGTTATTTATCGACAAAAAGACGAAGCAAGTTTACTCTTCTGAGTCTGGGATCTTGGAAACTAAAGTTGGGCTTACAAAGGAAGACGATGCAGTAGCAGGAATTGTATCTGGTTATCAAGAACAAGTTAAAGAAATTGCTGCAGAAGTTGTAAGCAAAACAACTGGAGATTTGACACGCACACCTTCAGAAGGGAAGTACGGCGTGAGCCAGTTAGGGAACCTAATCAGTGACGCAATGATGCAAAAAGCAGATGCACAAGTGGCATTCCAAAACATTGGAGGCGTCCGTGCAAACATGGAAGGCGGCGATATCACATATGGAGACGTATTCAGTGTCATTCCGTTTGATAACTACAATGTCGTTTCTGAGATGACGCCGCAGCAAATTAAGATGATTTTAGAGGGACCATTGAAAGATGGATCAAACTTCTTAACGATTCAATATGGCGGACTAAAAGTAGTCTTTGATGCAGAACGAGCTCACGGTGATCGCATTCTATCCGTTACTCTCAATGATGGAACATCTTTATACAAAGATGGTAAGTTCTCAGAATCGAAGGTGAAAGTTGTAACAAACAACTTCCTTGGAACTGGTGAAGGGGACGGTTTTGATACATTCGGGGAAGTAGAATGGACGTCAACGCCTGACTTCCAACGCGAATTATTCGCAGACTATTTCCGTGCAATGAAAGCTGCAGGAACAACAATTGATGCATCTGCAGTTCTAGATGACCGATTGATATCAGTTAAGAAGTAA